A portion of the Nitrospira sp. genome contains these proteins:
- the nuoI gene encoding NADH-quinone oxidoreductase subunit NuoI: MSTAPTQPGPKRHSRLVEWLKTIVFYEILVGMKATMSHLLRYRPITVQYPHEKRALPDNYRGMLALLRYDDGTEKCVGCDLCEAACPSRVIRVVSAEVPGEPTKRYSKEYYMDMTRCLFCGMCVEACPVDALGMTQEFEWAVYDKRQLYLNKQQLLAIGDRSFPVREKRLELQHRNVAFFNVSFSHVPQKPN, encoded by the coding sequence ATGTCGACCGCACCGACTCAACCCGGCCCCAAACGCCATTCCCGGCTCGTCGAGTGGCTCAAGACCATCGTCTTCTACGAAATTCTCGTGGGGATGAAGGCCACCATGTCCCACTTGCTGCGCTACAGACCGATCACGGTCCAGTATCCCCATGAGAAGCGGGCGCTTCCCGACAACTATCGCGGGATGCTCGCGCTGCTCCGATACGACGACGGGACGGAGAAATGCGTGGGCTGCGATCTGTGCGAGGCGGCCTGCCCGTCGCGAGTGATCCGGGTCGTCAGCGCCGAAGTGCCGGGTGAGCCGACCAAGCGGTACTCAAAGGAATATTACATGGACATGACCCGCTGCCTGTTCTGCGGCATGTGCGTGGAGGCCTGTCCGGTCGACGCCCTCGGCATGACGCAGGAGTTCGAGTGGGCGGTATACGACAAGCGCCAGTTGTACCTCAACAAGCAGCAGTTGCTCGCAATCGGCGACCGGTCCTTTCCGGTCCGGGAAAAGCGCCTGGAACTGCAGCATCGGAACGTGGCCTTCTTCAACGTGTCGTTCAGCCACGTGCCGCAGAAGCCGAACTGA
- a CDS encoding NADH-quinone oxidoreductase subunit J: MESLFFFYFALVIAVTSILVVTLHNPIYSALSLLIMFFHVAGLYVTLHAEFLAAVQIIVYAGAILVLYLFVVMLLNIKHDERYHRQWPVAALVGGMLVLEGTVLALLKGQAGPRTDSTETAAVEGLGNTEALGDVLYTSYLFPFEVASLILLVAMIGAIVLAKRDIPESAES, encoded by the coding sequence ATGGAATCCTTGTTCTTTTTTTACTTTGCCCTGGTCATCGCGGTGACCTCGATTCTGGTCGTGACCCTGCATAATCCCATCTACAGCGCGCTGTCCCTGTTGATCATGTTTTTTCACGTCGCGGGGCTCTATGTGACGTTGCACGCGGAGTTTCTGGCGGCCGTGCAGATCATCGTGTATGCCGGCGCGATCCTGGTGCTGTACCTGTTCGTGGTGATGCTCCTGAATATCAAGCATGACGAGCGCTACCACCGCCAATGGCCCGTCGCCGCCCTCGTTGGGGGAATGTTGGTCCTCGAAGGAACGGTCCTGGCCCTGCTGAAGGGACAAGCCGGTCCCAGAACCGACTCCACGGAGACCGCGGCGGTGGAAGGGCTCGGCAACACCGAGGCGCTTGGAGACGTCCTCTATACCTCCTATCTGTTTCCGTTCGAAGTCGCCTCGCTGATCCTGCTGGTCGCCATGATCGGCGCCATCGTCCTCGCCAAGCGCGACATTCCGGAGTCGGCGGAATCATGA